In Lactococcus protaetiae, the genomic window CTTCTTAGCTTCATCATGTGTTTCAAAAATAACTAGAACACTATCATCATCTGTAGTTATTGAAAAAATTTCTGATTCGCATTCTTGTAATAAATATTTTTTCACAAGACTTGTCGTTCCAGGATTTGTACAAAGTGCAATCATGCTCTCATGAATTTTCACCTTAGTAATTGCATCAAAGGCAAGTGCTTTATGCAAACTTGACTGTAGAGCTTCATTATTTTTAGGCAAATCATAACGATAACCTCCAGTTTCAGCTGGAACTTTGATCAAAGCAAGAGATTTTATATCTCGTGAAATGGTTGCCTGAGTCACATCAATTTGATGCGCAAGCAGCCGTGATACAAGTTCTTCTTGCGTTTTAATTTCATTTTCTTTGATGAGATTTGCAATAAAGTTTAAACGTTCTTCTCTTTTCATAGTTTCTCGCTCTCTTCTTGTAAAACTGATTCAATATTGACTGTATTTGCAATTTCACCTTTTCCGTCTTTGGTCAAATGAACCAAAAATTCAATATTCCCTGCCCCACCCTTAATGGGCGAAAAAGTGAGATTTTGTACCGAAAATCCTAATTTTGTTGCTGTTTTTAATACTTTCTCAATCGTCATTTTGTGGACTTTAGGCTCTTTAATAATTCCATTTTTGCCCACCTGCTCACGACCTGCCTCAAACTGCGGTTTAATCAAAGCCACCACATTGCCACCCTCACGCAGAATGTCATAAAGTGGCGGTAAAATCAAGTCCAAGCTGATAAAGCTGACATCAATAGAGCTAAATTCTGGTT contains:
- a CDS encoding arginine repressor, with translation MKREERLNFIANLIKENEIKTQEELVSRLLAHQIDVTQATISRDIKSLALIKVPAETGGYRYDLPKNNEALQSSLHKALAFDAITKVKIHESMIALCTNPGTTSLVKKYLLQECESEIFSITTDDDSVLVIFETHDEAKKVYESLIV